The Megalops cyprinoides isolate fMegCyp1 chromosome 22, fMegCyp1.pri, whole genome shotgun sequence genome contains a region encoding:
- the ndufs8a gene encoding NADH:ubiquinone oxidoreductase core subunit S8a, with protein sequence MSTALRVLYSVSKPGTFSASSGLVRPFSLSVQREGYKYVNAQELPTDMKSITDRAAQTLLWTELFRGLGMTMSYLFREPATINYPFEKGPLSPRFRGEHALRRYPSGEERCIACKLCEAICPAQAITIEAEPRADGSRRTTRYDIDMTKCIYCGFCQEACPVDAIVEGPNFEFSTETHEELLYNKEKLLNNGDKWEAEISANIQADYLYR encoded by the exons ATGTCTACAGCGTTGCGTGTGCTCTACTCTGTGTCCAAGCCAG gcaCTTTCTCAGCCAGCTCTGGCCTGGTCCGTCCATTCAGCCTGTCTGTCCAGAGGGAAGGATACA AGTATGTTAACGCACAGGAGCTGCCCACAGACATGAAGTCCATCACAGACCGAGCCGCACAGACCCTCCTGTGGACCGAGCTCTTCAGGG GACTGGGGATGACCATGAGCTACCTGTTCCGGGAGCCGGCCACCATTAACTACCCCTTTGAGAAGGGGCCGCTGTCGCCCCGTTTCCGAGGGGAACACGCCTTACGCCGATACCCCTCCGGAGAGGAACGTTGTATTGCCTGCAAGCTGTGCGAGGCCATCTGCCCTGCCCAG GCCATCACCATCGAGGCGGAGCCCCGCGCCGACGGCAGCCGGCGAACCACGCGCTACGACATCGACATGACCAAATGCATCTACTGCGGCTTCTGCCAGGAGGCCTGCCCCGTGGACGCCATCGTTGAG GGTCCCAACTTCGAGttctccacagagacacatgagGAGCTGCTGTACAACAAGGAGAAGCTGCTCAACAACGGGGACAAATGGGAGGCAGAGATCAGTGCAAACATACAGGCCGATTACCTCTACAGATAG